In Nakamurella antarctica, the following are encoded in one genomic region:
- a CDS encoding YcnI family protein yields MSVFTRTTTVVAATAAALILGSGVALAHVSVNPSTVAAGGYTVLTFRVPNESPTASTVSVEIDLPADTPFASVRAKQTPGWSVELMKEKLPAVVSQGTTNIDEAILKVVFTADKGASISPNQFADFDLSVGPVPTVPTITFAAVQTYSDGKVVTWNEATPASGDEPDHPAPVLTISGEETGDHHGAAAPGSVSVTAADTPPMMAAGENDSTARTLGIVGVILGALGLGGAVLALRGRKPAGRVDRGPQRDKIGGCSESSRRGSGGDCQRPRATRRWHCPRPQRFDRH; encoded by the coding sequence ATGTCCGTTTTCACCCGAACTACCACCGTTGTAGCCGCCACCGCGGCTGCCCTGATACTTGGCTCCGGCGTCGCGCTCGCGCACGTCAGCGTCAACCCGTCCACCGTGGCCGCTGGCGGCTACACCGTGCTGACCTTTCGCGTTCCGAACGAGAGTCCCACCGCCAGCACCGTTTCTGTCGAAATCGACCTTCCGGCTGATACCCCGTTCGCCTCCGTCCGGGCCAAGCAAACTCCAGGGTGGAGCGTGGAGCTGATGAAGGAGAAACTGCCGGCCGTCGTCAGCCAGGGCACCACCAACATCGACGAAGCGATCCTCAAAGTCGTCTTTACCGCAGACAAGGGCGCCAGCATCAGCCCCAACCAATTCGCCGATTTCGACCTGTCGGTGGGCCCGGTGCCCACCGTGCCGACCATCACCTTTGCGGCCGTCCAGACCTACAGCGACGGCAAAGTAGTGACCTGGAACGAGGCGACGCCGGCCAGCGGCGATGAGCCTGATCATCCAGCACCGGTTCTGACGATTTCCGGTGAAGAAACCGGTGATCACCATGGCGCTGCGGCGCCCGGCAGCGTGTCCGTAACCGCCGCGGACACTCCCCCGATGATGGCTGCTGGCGAAAACGATTCGACCGCAAGAACTCTCGGTATTGTCGGCGTCATCCTCGGCGCCTTGGGCCTTGGCGGCGCCGTTCTGGCCCTGCGCGGCCGAAAGCCGGCGGGAAGAGTTGATCGTGGCCCGCAGAGAGATAAAATCGGTGGCTGCTCTGAGTCTTCGCGGCGCGGCAGTGGCGGTGATTGCCAGCGTCCTCGCGCTACTCGGCGCTGGCACTGCCCTCGCCCACAACGCTTTGACCGGCACTAA